The Benincasa hispida cultivar B227 chromosome 9, ASM972705v1, whole genome shotgun sequence genome has a segment encoding these proteins:
- the LOC120085941 gene encoding GDSL esterase/lipase At4g26790-like → MAKSGCYLWMMLILILTNLLSEKKMVEGRNKKGVVVPGIVVFGDSSVDSGNNNHISTILRSDFAPYGRDFEGGKPTGRFSNGKIVTDFISEAFGIKPTIPAYLDPTYNITHFASGVCFASAGTGYDNVTSDLFSVIPLWKELQYYKEYQKKLRDYLGPSKANTTISQFLYVISLGTNDFLENYFLLPTRSSEFSLQDYQNFLARAAEDFVRELYALGARKMSIGGLPPMGCLPLERSSRLVFGGGGECVDKYNRVARDFNAKLMGLVEMMEEELEGIRIVFANPFDVLYDMIQHPSYFGFSNSARACCGTGRFEMGFMCSKMNPFTCYDANKYVFWDAFHPTHKANSIIANHIVQNYLSIFL, encoded by the exons ATGGCAAAATCAGGGTGTTATTTGTGGATGATGTTGATCTTGATCTTAACTAATTTGTTATCAGAGAAGAAAATGGTTGAAGGAAGAAATAAGAAGGGTGTTGTTGTTCCAGGGATTGTAGTATTTGGAGATTCATCAGTAGATTCAGGTAATAACAACCATATTTCAACTATTTTAAGAAGTGATTTTGCTCCATATGGTCGTGATTTTGAAGGTGGAAAACCCACAGGAAGATTCTCCAATGGCAAAATTGTTACTGATTTTATTTCTGAAGCTTTTGGGATCAAACCCACAATCCCAGCTTACTTAGATCCTACTTATAATATCACTCATTTTGCTTCTGGTGTTTGCTTTGCTTCTGCTGGAACTGGTTATGATAATGTCACTTCTGATCTTTTC TCAGTGATCCCTCTATGGAAAGAACTCCAATATTACAAAGAATATCAAAAGAAACTGAGAGACTATCTTGGCCCATCAAAGGCCAACACTACCATTTCCCAATTCCTTTATGTCATAAGCTTAGGCACCAATGACTTCCTAGAAAACTACTTCCTCCTTCCTACAAGATCCTCTGAGTTTTCACTCCAAGACTACCAAAATTTTCTTGCCCGAGCCGCCGAGGACTTTGTTCGGGAGCTCTACGCACTCGGCGCTCGCAAGATGTCGATCGGGGGGCTCCCGCCGATGGGGTGCCTACCATTGGAGAGGAGCTCAAGGTTGGTTTTTGGAGGTGGTGGTGAATGTGTTGACAAGTACAATAGAGTTGCAAGGGATTTCAATGCCAAATTGATGGGGTTAGTGGAAATGATGGAGGAGGAATTGGAAGGGATTCGGATTGTGTTTGCCAATCCATTTGATGTTCTTTATGATATGATTCAGCATCCTAGTTATTTTG GGTTTAGTAATTCAGCAAGAGCATGTTGTGGAACAGGTAGATTTGAGATGGGTTTCATGTGCTCCAAAATGAACCCATTTACATGTTATGATGCCAATAAATATGTGTTTTGGGATGCTTTTCATCCCACACACAAAGCTAATTCCATTATAGCAAATCATATTGTCCAAAATTATCTTTCAATCTTTCTTTAA